A region from the Xenopus laevis strain J_2021 chromosome 4S, Xenopus_laevis_v10.1, whole genome shotgun sequence genome encodes:
- the rag1.S gene encoding V(D)J recombination-activating protein 1 (The RefSeq protein has 10 substitutions compared to this genomic sequence), translated as MEVALPNVPTKMQHPFTKYSEWKFKLFRVKSLERRPSEEETEGSEVSYNSSQETYPKSTVVLEDLSLGSAPQSPTNFKPQQSEKSNVVDNHETDLKRLEEEAHITVIQQLCRICGASFKMDQQNRSYPVHGPVDSETHDILRRREKKVTSWPELISKVFKTDVRADVDTIHPTQFCHNCWTIMNQKFSNISSEVYFPHNQAVEWTPHSANCYVCHSSKPWGKRKSAPQLNPHKMKKRKRGPEFVKKSKTSSGNSIQWKNMKAFNQMKDSCKKIHLDNNLLVLDYPSDFVKSVSCLVCEHILSDPVQTSCKHLFCRICILKYIKLMGCYCPSCKYPCFPTDLTVPVKSYLNVLNALLLKCTVSGCDEEISLGKYSHHISKHKETKGKEVYAHINKGGRPRQHLLTLTRRAQKHRLRELKMQVKAFADKEEEGDVKSVCLTLFLLALRARNEHRQADELEAIMEGRGAGLHPAVCLAIRVNTFLSCSQYHKMYRTVKATTGRQIFQPLHALRNAEKALIPGYHTFEWRPPLKNVSTRTDVGIIDGLSGLNQSLDEYPVDTISKRFRYDAALVSALKDMEEDILEGLKAQDLDDYVSGPFTVVVKESCDGMGDVSEKHGSGPPVPEKAVRFSFTVMNISVPNKNGPVRIFEETKPNSELCCKPLCLMLADESDHETLTAILSPLIAEREAMKTAELLLEMGGILRNFKFSFRGTGYDEKLVREVEGLEASGSLYICTLCDATRLEAAQNLVNHSITRSHCENLQRYEMWRSNPHHESPDELRDRVKGVSAKPFIETLPSIDALHCDIGNAAEFYRIFQLEIGELYKNLSATKEEKKRWQATLDNHIRKRMNLKPIMRMNGNFARKLMSKETVEAVCELVPCEERQAALTELMDLYLKMKPVWRSSCPAKECPELLCQYSFHSQRFAELLSTKFKYRYEGKITNYFHKTLAHVPEIIERDGSIGAWASEGNESGNKLFRRFRKMNARQSKFYEMEDVLKHHWLYTSKYLQKFMNAHNNLKNQGFTVDLDNPDLEQRLESSMESLESMEF; from the coding sequence ATGGAGGTGGCATTGCCTAATGTGCCAACTAAAATGCACCATCCATTTACTAAATACTCAGAATGGAAGTTCAAACAGTTTCGAGTGAAATCCTTAGAGAGGAGACCATCTGAGGAGGAAACAGAGGGAAGTGAAGTCTCATACAACAGCTCTCAAGAGACATCCCCTAAGTCTACTGTGGTTTTGGAGGATCTTAGTTTGGGGTCTGCACCACAATCACCTACAAATTTCAAACCACAGCAAAGTGAGAAATCAAATGTGGTAGACAACAATGAAACAGACCTAAAAAGGTTGGAAGAAGAGGCCCACATTACAGTCATACAGCAACTTTGCCGCATTTGCGGTGCCTGTTTTAAAATGGATCAGCAGaaccggagctatcctgtccatGGACCTGTGGACAGTGAAACTCAAGACATTCtaagaagaagagaaaagaaagtcACCTCTTGGCCTGAGCTGATCTCCAAGGTCTTCAAGACTGATGTGAGAGCTGATGTAGATACCATTCATCCCACTCAGTTTTGTCATAATTGCTGGACTATAATGAATCAGAAATTCAGCAATATTTCCAGTGAAGTTTATTTCCCCCACAATCAAGCTGTGGAGTGGACACCTCATTCAGCCAACTGTTATGTGTGCCACTCTTCCAAACCCTGGGGCAAAAGAAAGAGCGCACCCCAGCTAAACCCACATAAGATGAAAAAGCGCAAAAGAGGACCCGAGTTTGTCAAAAAGTCCAAAACCTCCTCAGGCAACTCAATCCAATGGAAAAACATGAAAGCTTTTAACCAGATGAAGGACAGCTGCAAGAAGATCCATCTTGATAACAATCTCCTGGTTTTGGACTATCCTTCAGACTTTGTGAAGTCTGTGTCTTGCCTAGTGTGTGAACACATTCTGTCTGATCCAGTGCAAACCTCATGCAAACATTTGTTCTGTAAGATTTGCATCCTAAAATACATTAAGCTTATGGGATGTTACTGCCCATCATGTAAGTACCCATGCTTCCCTACAGACCTAACGGTGCCAGTGAAATCCTACCTGAATGTCCTCAATGCCTTATTACTCAAATGCACTGTGTCTGGATGTGATGAGGAGATCTCTCTTGGAAAATATTCTCACCATATCTCCAAGCATAAAGAAACCAAAGGAAAGGAGGTGTATGCCCATATTAACAAGGGTGGCAGACCCCGGCAGCACCTGCTCACCCTAACTCGAAGAGCACAAAAACATCGTCTCAGGGAATTGAAGATGCAAGTTAAAGCTTTTGCTGACAAAGAAGAAGAAGGTGATGTGAAATCAGTGTGTTTAACACTCTTTCTTCTGGCTCTCAGAGCAAGGAATGAACACAGGCAAGCTGATGAACTAGAAGCCATCATGGAAGGTAGAGGAGCAGGGCTTCATCCAGCTGTTTGTCTTGCCATCAGAGTTAACACTTTTCTCAGCTGCAGTCAGTACCACAAGATGTACAGAACCGTTAAAGCCACAACTGGGAGACAGATCTTTCAGCCCTTGCATGCTCTGAGGAATGCAGAGAAGGCCCTGATACCAGGTTATCATACATTTGAGTGGAGACCACCTCTCAAGAATGTTTCTACTAGAACGGATGTTGGAATTATTGATGGACTCTCAGGGCTAAACCAATCGGTGGATGAGTATCCAGTAGATACAATCTCCAAGAGATTTAGGTATGATGCAGCCCTTGTCTCTGCtttgaaagacatggaagaagaTATCCTTGAAGGCTTGAAGGCACAAGACCTAGATGACTATGTAAGTGGCCCTTTCACAGTGGTGGTTAAAGAGTCCTGTGATGGGATGGGAGATGTGAGTGAGAAACACGGTAGTGGTCCTCCTGTTCCAGAGAAAGCTGTGCGTTTCTCTTTCACTGTTATGAATATCAGTGTTCCCAACAAAAATGGCCCTGTTAGGATCTTTGAAGAGACTAAGCCAAATTCTGAACTCTGTTGCAAACCTCTCTGCCTGATGCTAGCTGACGAATCTGACCATGAGACCCTAACAGCCATTTTGAGTCCTCTCATTGCTGAGAGGGAGGCTATGAAAACTGCCGAACTTTTGCTGGAAATGGGAGGAATTCTAAggaatttcaaattttcatttcGTGGCACTGGGTATGACGAGAAGCTGGTGCGAGAAGTAGAAGGACTTGAGGCATCAGGCTCTCTCTATATCTGCACATTATGTGATGCCACCCGTCTAGAAGCTGCTCAGAACTTGGTGAACCATTCCATAACTAGGAGCCACTGTGAGAACTTACAGCGCTATGAGATGTGGAGGAGCAATCCACACCACGAATCACCAGACGAGCTACGTGATAGGGTCAAAGGTGTCTCTGCCAAGCCCTTTATTGAAACCCTACCATCCATTGATGCTCTGCACTGTGACATTGGAAATGCAGCAGAATTTTACAGAATATTTCAGCTTGAGATAGGGGAATTCTATAAAAACCTCAGTGCCAccaaagaagagaaaaagagatgGCAAGCCACTCTTGACAAGCACATCAGAAAGAGGATGAACCTGAAGCCCATTATGAGAATGAATGGGAATTTTGCCAGGAAGCTCATGAGCAAAGAGACAGTTGAAGCAGTGTGTGAACTGGTTCCCTGTGAGGAAAGGCAGGCAGCACTGACAGAACTTATGGACTTATACCTCAAAATGAAACCTGTTTGGCGCTCCTCATGCCCTGCCAAAGAGTGCCCAGAACTGCTTTGCCAATACAGCTTTCATTCCCAGCGCTTTGCAGAGCTCCTGTCCACCAAGTTCAAGTACAGATATGAAGGCAAAATCACCAATTATTTTCACAAAACCCTGGCACATGTCCCAGAAATCATCGAGCGTGATGGCTCCATTGGTGCCTGGGCCAGCGAAGGCAACGAATCCGGCAACAAGCTATTTAGGCGCTTCCGAAAAATGAATGCCAGGCAGTCTAAGTTCTATGAAATGGAAGATGTGCTGAAACACCACTGGCTGTATACATCCAAATACCTCCAGAAATTTATGAATGCACATAATAATCTGAAAAACCAAGGGTTCACTGTAGATCTAGACAATCCTGACCTAGAGCAAAGACTAGAAAGTTCTATGGAATCTTTAGAATCAATGGAATTCTGA